One genomic region from Cyanobium usitatum str. Tous encodes:
- a CDS encoding aKG-HExxH-type peptide beta-hydroxylase — protein MSPADPGCGRIIDNFRLDSLTGLIRAGELDLLTSLARLEEHEFSITSSSSSALSCSTKLRHHLADAALPYPSWAYLAYYKLGIWLIGGAHEQAPAMSLFITDICNIIRSDKPTSPVAFGDPSLASERVWQSVLNLFQEGGDFLYDLEAPSQHSLDHWCTQISAVHRLIARLDPDLSVLMAQLQNLIILSAPGPRSQQAGIAFGGATCFFFRGATLLNASRPISKVQMLELLVHEYAHAELFVLGQEQPLCFNSDEERYPVLIRSDPRPMNGIIHSLYVVGRVVEILKKLLKDGIDGEPDREVTLANAQDMLSKQLNFGRSSLRVVEQHADLTQLGQSVLVKSRKRLAPVDSTQ, from the coding sequence GTGAGCCCCGCCGACCCGGGATGCGGCAGAATAATTGATAATTTCCGCCTTGATTCATTAACTGGCCTAATCCGAGCCGGCGAGCTGGATCTGCTCACCTCCCTCGCTCGTCTAGAGGAGCATGAGTTTTCTATTACCTCATCCTCATCTAGTGCGTTGTCGTGCTCAACCAAGCTACGACATCACCTTGCAGACGCAGCTTTACCCTATCCCTCTTGGGCCTATCTCGCCTATTATAAACTAGGAATCTGGCTAATCGGTGGCGCACATGAGCAGGCGCCGGCCATGAGTTTATTCATAACAGATATCTGCAACATAATTCGCTCCGACAAACCTACTTCTCCTGTAGCTTTTGGCGACCCAAGCCTCGCATCTGAACGTGTCTGGCAATCTGTTCTCAACCTCTTCCAGGAGGGCGGGGATTTCTTATATGACCTAGAGGCGCCGAGCCAGCACTCCCTGGATCACTGGTGCACTCAAATCTCTGCGGTTCACAGACTCATCGCTCGCTTAGATCCGGATCTATCAGTTCTGATGGCTCAGCTACAGAACCTAATAATTTTGAGCGCTCCCGGGCCACGCTCGCAACAAGCAGGGATTGCATTTGGCGGTGCTACCTGCTTTTTCTTCCGCGGCGCAACCCTACTCAATGCGAGTCGCCCCATTTCAAAGGTGCAAATGTTGGAGCTTCTGGTTCATGAATATGCGCATGCTGAGCTTTTCGTACTGGGCCAAGAGCAACCCCTATGCTTCAACAGCGACGAAGAGCGCTATCCCGTGCTAATTCGATCCGATCCACGTCCGATGAACGGCATCATCCACTCGCTTTATGTGGTGGGCCGTGTTGTGGAAATCCTGAAGAAATTGCTCAAAGATGGAATAGATGGTGAACCCGACCGCGAAGTCACGCTGGCAAATGCTCAAGACATGCTTAGCAAGCAACTAAACTTCGGTAGATCGTCGCTGCGTGTAGTTGAACAACATGCAGATTTGACACAACTCGGGCAGTCGGTATTAGTTAAGTCACGCAAACGATTGGCGCCGGTAGATTCCACCCAGTGA
- a CDS encoding ABC transporter permease subunit (The N-terminal region of this protein, as described by TIGR01726, is a three transmembrane segment that identifies a subfamily of ABC transporter permease subunits, which specificities that include histidine, arginine, glutamine, glutamate, L-cystine (sic), the opines (in Agrobacterium) octopine and nopaline, etc.), with the protein MPASRRRGAMLLLSMVLALVVSLAIPARATPAWTVGTDPTYAPFGMTDGASGELQGFDIELIEAIAKRTGQRLKLTALPFDGLIPALQAGNLDLAISAMTITAERAETVDFSRPYFAAGLGIVVRRGTRGIANLKDLEGRTIAVQIGSTGAKAMAAVPGAKLSTFDSGPLALQELLNGHVEAYVNDLPATLYAIETAGLDGIEIAGKPLTSDFYGIAFPKGSGLRETVNKGLGQVLADGSYARIYERWFGQSPPALPQRAPALDSRSDSAGLDGVQLLRNLIRGAGVTLALTLCSFCLGLIGAGLVAAGLLGANPVIQRCCRIYVDFFRGTPILVQLFVIYFGVPALARQLGLDLQLDRFAAAVLALGLNGAAYLAETLRAGIISIDRGQWEASRALGLKPLTALQLVILPQALQRVLPSLANEFITLIKDTSLAAVIGFDELFRQGQLVVATSYRAFEVYLAVALVYLVMTTTASLLFKQLERRLSLPA; encoded by the coding sequence ATGCCTGCCTCTCGCCGCCGCGGCGCCATGCTGCTGCTCAGCATGGTGCTGGCCTTGGTGGTAAGCCTGGCGATTCCAGCCCGAGCGACCCCCGCCTGGACCGTAGGCACCGATCCCACCTATGCCCCCTTCGGCATGACAGATGGGGCCAGCGGCGAGCTGCAGGGCTTCGATATCGAGCTGATCGAAGCGATCGCCAAGCGCACTGGCCAGCGGCTCAAGCTCACAGCTCTGCCCTTTGATGGCCTGATACCTGCCCTGCAAGCGGGCAACCTCGACCTGGCGATCAGCGCCATGACGATCACCGCCGAGCGGGCCGAAACCGTCGACTTTTCGCGCCCTTATTTTGCCGCTGGCTTGGGCATAGTTGTGCGGCGAGGCACCCGGGGCATCGCCAACCTCAAGGATCTAGAAGGACGCACGATCGCCGTTCAGATCGGTTCCACCGGCGCAAAGGCCATGGCAGCCGTGCCCGGAGCGAAGCTCAGCACCTTTGATTCAGGTCCTCTCGCCCTGCAGGAGCTCCTCAACGGCCACGTGGAGGCCTACGTAAATGACCTGCCTGCCACCTTGTATGCCATCGAAACCGCTGGCCTCGATGGCATCGAGATCGCCGGCAAGCCCCTCACCAGCGACTTCTACGGCATCGCCTTCCCCAAGGGCTCTGGCCTGCGCGAAACAGTAAACAAGGGGCTGGGCCAGGTACTGGCCGATGGCAGCTACGCCCGTATCTATGAGCGTTGGTTTGGGCAGAGCCCGCCAGCTCTGCCCCAGCGAGCCCCTGCTCTCGATAGCCGCAGCGATAGCGCCGGACTCGACGGGGTGCAGTTGCTGCGCAATTTGATCCGCGGTGCGGGCGTGACCCTGGCGCTGACCCTCTGCTCCTTCTGCCTAGGTCTGATCGGAGCCGGCCTGGTAGCTGCGGGGCTACTGGGTGCCAACCCAGTGATACAGCGCTGCTGCCGCATCTACGTCGACTTCTTTCGGGGCACACCAATTTTGGTGCAGCTGTTCGTGATCTACTTCGGCGTGCCTGCCCTAGCCCGCCAACTGGGACTTGATCTGCAATTAGATCGCTTCGCCGCAGCCGTGCTCGCCCTAGGTCTAAACGGCGCTGCCTACCTAGCCGAAACCCTACGAGCAGGAATTATTTCCATTGACCGCGGCCAATGGGAGGCCTCAAGGGCCCTAGGGCTCAAGCCCCTAACGGCGCTGCAGCTGGTGATCTTGCCCCAAGCCCTGCAGCGGGTGCTGCCTTCCTTAGCCAATGAGTTCATCACGCTGATTAAGGACACCAGCCTGGCGGCAGTGATCGGCTTCGACGAACTTTTCCGCCAAGGGCAGCTGGTGGTGGCCACCAGCTACCGGGCGTTTGAGGTGTACCTAGCGGTGGCCTTGGTGTATCTAGTGATGACAACCACGGCCTCGCTGCTGTTCAAGCAGCTGGAGCGGCGACTCAGCCTTCCTGCTTGA
- the rplJ gene encoding 50S ribosomal protein L10, with protein MGRTLESKQQIVDELKGLLGEAEMALVLDFKGLSIKEMSDLRIRLQASKGVCKVTKNTLMRRAIDGNTAWANLDSLLTGSNAFVLVKGDVGGAVKAVQSFQKDTKKSEVKGGLFEGKLLSEKDIKAIGDLPSKEVLMAQIAGAINAVATKLAVGINEVPSGLARALKQHAEGDS; from the coding sequence ATGGGCCGCACGCTGGAGAGCAAGCAACAGATCGTCGATGAGCTCAAGGGGCTCCTCGGCGAGGCCGAAATGGCGCTTGTCCTTGATTTCAAGGGCTTGTCCATCAAGGAGATGTCTGATCTGCGGATTCGTCTGCAGGCCAGCAAAGGCGTCTGCAAGGTGACTAAAAACACCTTGATGCGTCGCGCTATTGATGGAAATACCGCCTGGGCGAATCTCGATTCTCTGCTCACCGGCTCCAACGCTTTCGTCCTGGTAAAGGGCGATGTGGGTGGTGCGGTGAAGGCCGTGCAGTCCTTCCAGAAGGACACGAAGAAGTCTGAGGTGAAGGGTGGCCTTTTCGAAGGCAAACTCCTCTCCGAAAAAGACATCAAGGCCATCGGAGATCTGCCCTCCAAGGAGGTGCTCATGGCCCAGATCGCAGGTGCGATCAACGCCGTGGCTACCAAGTTGGCTGTGGGTATCAACGAGGTTCCGTCCGGTCTTGCCCGGGCGCTCAAACAGCACGCCGAAGGCGACAGCTGA
- the rplL gene encoding 50S ribosomal protein L7/L12: protein MSATTDQILESLKTLSLLEASELVKQIEEAFGVSAAASAGVVMAAAPAAAAEAAEEQTEFDVMLDSFDAAAKIKVLKAVREVTGLGLGEAKALVESAPCAIKEGIAKGEAESIKKAVEEVGGKVSIK, encoded by the coding sequence ATGTCCGCTACAACCGACCAAATTCTCGAGTCACTGAAGACTCTTTCCCTGCTTGAAGCTTCCGAGCTCGTCAAGCAGATCGAAGAGGCTTTTGGTGTATCCGCCGCCGCTTCCGCCGGTGTGGTGATGGCCGCAGCTCCCGCTGCTGCTGCTGAAGCCGCCGAGGAGCAGACCGAATTCGACGTCATGCTCGACAGCTTTGACGCCGCTGCCAAGATCAAGGTCCTCAAGGCCGTCCGCGAAGTCACCGGCCTCGGCCTGGGCGAAGCCAAGGCCCTGGTGGAAAGCGCTCCCTGCGCCATCAAGGAAGGCATCGCCAAAGGCGAAGCCGAATCCATCAAAAAAGCTGTGGAAGAAGTCGGCGGCAAGGTTTCGATCAAGTGA
- a CDS encoding DUF3747 domain-containing protein produces the protein MDPSKPGLTRSQAERRTYRPWRNALLAGAALAALTPWAEAAGLFNSKPLDASSFAVLARPLGRSDWNLLVLEQIKPQPRCWQERPDGLIDPALNRFNFTGICSRYLDSNGYSLRIGDQDLASRYRLQLRQSGNELQLQASTPSDPTTLVVARAQVPLRDRDGFVALKLESGWDLQRRSFGEQTLNHLYFANAAPLPQLIAAASGTSQPAPPLVPPPSLLAQGMGQGPIRLPVIPFRD, from the coding sequence ATGGACCCATCCAAACCGGGCCTGACCAGGAGCCAGGCAGAGCGCCGAACCTACCGCCCCTGGCGGAACGCCCTGCTGGCAGGTGCGGCCCTGGCCGCCCTCACCCCCTGGGCAGAGGCCGCAGGCTTGTTCAATAGCAAACCGCTCGATGCCAGCAGCTTCGCCGTGCTGGCGCGGCCCCTGGGGCGCAGCGACTGGAACCTGCTGGTGCTTGAGCAGATCAAGCCCCAACCCCGCTGCTGGCAGGAGCGCCCGGACGGCCTGATCGACCCAGCCCTGAACCGCTTTAACTTCACCGGCATCTGCAGCCGCTATCTCGACAGCAACGGCTACTCCCTGCGCATCGGCGATCAGGATCTGGCCAGTCGCTACCGGCTGCAGCTGCGCCAGAGCGGCAACGAACTGCAACTGCAGGCCAGCACCCCCAGCGATCCCACCACCCTGGTGGTTGCCCGCGCCCAGGTGCCCCTGCGGGATCGGGATGGGTTTGTGGCCCTGAAGCTCGAATCCGGCTGGGACCTGCAACGCCGCAGCTTTGGCGAGCAGACCCTCAATCACCTGTACTTCGCCAACGCCGCACCCCTGCCCCAGCTAATAGCAGCCGCCAGCGGCACCTCCCAACCCGCGCCCCCGCTGGTCCCCCCCCCGAGCCTGCTGGCCCAGGGGATGGGCCAGGGCCCTATTCGCTTGCCAGTGATCCCCTTCCGCGATTGA
- a CDS encoding ribonuclease H family protein has product MAAKPVKVVAAACDGACSGNPGPGGWGALLRFEDGSVHEMGGADRATTNNRMELTAALALLEAIKELPRPAQLSIRTDSRYLIDGFSKWIQGWKRKGWRTASGGAVLNRDLWELLDQARLEGVSLVHVKGHSGDPDNDRCDAIAVAFSKGQMPAMAAGEVIATARIEADVPGEGPSTKNAAPGPAIADPAPAPLQQLLSRCELADRFASQGYGLSLVELAQLVEQPLQQLERRSGPWRWRDWQVLPLEGGRWRLQRDEGGLGARE; this is encoded by the coding sequence GTGGCGGCTAAGCCGGTGAAAGTGGTGGCTGCGGCCTGTGATGGTGCTTGCAGTGGCAATCCGGGCCCAGGCGGCTGGGGCGCCTTGCTGCGCTTTGAGGATGGCTCGGTGCATGAGATGGGTGGCGCCGATCGGGCCACCACCAACAACCGCATGGAGCTCACCGCAGCCCTGGCCCTGCTGGAGGCCATCAAGGAGCTGCCGCGACCGGCCCAGCTCAGCATCCGCACCGACAGCCGCTACCTGATCGACGGTTTCAGCAAGTGGATCCAGGGCTGGAAGCGCAAGGGCTGGCGCACGGCCTCCGGTGGGGCGGTGCTCAATCGGGATCTATGGGAGCTGCTGGACCAGGCCCGGCTTGAAGGAGTGTCCCTGGTGCATGTCAAGGGTCACAGCGGTGACCCAGACAACGACCGCTGTGATGCGATCGCCGTGGCCTTTTCCAAGGGTCAGATGCCGGCCATGGCGGCTGGCGAGGTGATCGCCACCGCCCGCATCGAAGCCGACGTCCCTGGTGAGGGTCCCAGCACTAAAAATGCCGCCCCTGGCCCAGCGATTGCCGACCCGGCGCCGGCGCCCCTGCAGCAGCTGCTGAGCCGCTGTGAGCTGGCCGACCGCTTCGCTAGCCAGGGCTACGGCCTCAGCTTGGTGGAGCTGGCCCAGCTGGTGGAGCAGCCCTTGCAGCAACTGGAGCGCCGCAGTGGCCCCTGGCGCTGGCGCGACTGGCAGGTGTTGCCCCTGGAGGGAGGGCGCTGGCGTTTGCAACGGGACGAGGGAGGATTGGGCGCGCGGGAGTAG
- a CDS encoding quinone-dependent dihydroorotate dehydrogenase: MDSGTATSTGALYERLVGPLLGRDDGADAEQLSQMTLTALAQASLRRQWPLVSGALAGLAAELQRPDPRLEQTLFGCRFSNPVGLAAGFDKNGVAAGIWHLFGFGFAELGTVTWHGQPGNPKPRLFRLAAERAALNRMGFNNGGAQVLRRTLERQQLPAPGQRPAVLGINLGKSKITSLELAPDDYASSLELLAPLADYAVINVSSPNTPGLRELQEETLLRRLVERLRRLPACPPLLVKIAPDLEDDAIDAIARMAYEEGLAGVIAVNTSLHRLGLEQRRLVQTGRTLAEEAGGLSGVPLRGRALEVLRRLRATAGPALPLIGVGGIDSAESAWERITAGASLVQLYTGWIYGGPALVPQILEGLASQLDRHGLSHISAAVGTGLAWR; encoded by the coding sequence GTGGATTCAGGCACAGCAACCAGCACAGGGGCCTTGTATGAGCGGCTGGTGGGGCCGCTGCTGGGCCGCGATGACGGCGCTGACGCCGAGCAGCTCAGCCAAATGACGCTGACGGCCCTGGCCCAAGCCTCCTTGCGGCGCCAATGGCCCTTGGTGAGTGGTGCCCTGGCAGGCTTGGCCGCTGAGCTGCAGCGCCCCGATCCACGGCTGGAGCAAACCCTGTTTGGCTGCCGCTTCTCTAACCCGGTGGGCCTGGCGGCTGGATTTGACAAAAACGGTGTAGCAGCAGGGATCTGGCATTTGTTTGGTTTTGGCTTTGCCGAGCTGGGCACGGTCACCTGGCACGGCCAGCCGGGTAATCCCAAGCCGCGGCTGTTTCGTTTGGCTGCCGAGCGGGCGGCGCTCAACCGCATGGGCTTTAACAACGGCGGCGCCCAGGTGTTGCGCCGCACCCTGGAGCGTCAGCAGCTGCCGGCACCGGGCCAGCGCCCGGCGGTGCTGGGCATCAACCTGGGCAAATCCAAGATCACCTCCCTGGAGCTGGCCCCCGACGACTACGCCTCCTCCCTGGAGCTCCTCGCCCCCCTGGCCGACTATGCGGTGATCAATGTGAGCTCGCCCAACACGCCGGGGCTGCGGGAGCTGCAGGAGGAAACCCTGTTGCGGCGCCTGGTGGAGCGGCTGCGGCGCTTGCCGGCCTGCCCGCCGCTGCTGGTGAAGATAGCGCCGGATCTGGAGGACGACGCCATTGATGCCATCGCCCGCATGGCCTATGAGGAGGGGCTGGCCGGCGTAATCGCCGTGAACACCAGCCTGCATCGCCTTGGCCTGGAGCAGCGGCGCCTGGTGCAGACGGGCCGCACATTGGCCGAGGAGGCCGGCGGTCTCAGCGGAGTGCCCCTCCGGGGCAGGGCCCTTGAAGTGCTGCGCCGGCTGCGGGCCACGGCGGGTCCAGCCTTGCCCCTGATTGGCGTCGGCGGGATCGATTCGGCTGAGAGCGCCTGGGAGCGGATCACCGCGGGGGCCTCGCTGGTGCAGCTCTATACCGGCTGGATCTACGGCGGGCCGGCGCTGGTGCCGCAGATTTTGGAAGGTCTGGCGTCCCAGCTGGATCGTCATGGCCTGAGCCATATCAGCGCAGCCGTGGGCACCGGTCTGGCCTGGCGCTGA
- the pilM gene encoding type IV pilus biogenesis protein PilM: MDLSEHLVLGQSVKRGQPVEPAWSAPIPARTCRNGVPQLADAVGDFIGDLLLEHGGIDSQLVVSLPRQAAHWRVLEWASAQHPVDSIDELRDLNPDLRLPFALDDAYVDVQPLPGNRSSSLVVAAARSVVEAWVEVFAIAGGTLQHLLPAQVCLMGALSDELRATPASTLVALLQPLDEQTVLTLWRQGVPEFERLLPGPMPELLPALQQSLDFYRSNHAPKAPVRLLLAESMPDLEGLEQALGLEAELLERDGFGSLVLQGLAGLELAQ; the protein is encoded by the coding sequence GTGGATTTGTCCGAGCACTTGGTGCTTGGCCAGTCCGTTAAACGGGGCCAGCCAGTTGAGCCAGCCTGGTCGGCGCCGATACCGGCGCGCACCTGCCGTAATGGGGTGCCCCAGCTCGCGGATGCCGTTGGCGACTTCATCGGTGATCTGCTGCTCGAGCACGGTGGGATTGATTCCCAGCTGGTGGTGTCCCTGCCCCGCCAGGCGGCCCATTGGCGGGTGCTCGAATGGGCTAGCGCGCAGCATCCCGTGGATTCGATCGATGAGCTACGCGATCTGAACCCGGATCTGCGGCTGCCGTTTGCGTTGGATGACGCTTACGTCGATGTGCAGCCCCTACCTGGAAATAGGTCCAGCTCCCTGGTGGTGGCCGCAGCTCGTTCGGTGGTGGAGGCCTGGGTGGAGGTGTTTGCGATCGCTGGCGGCACCCTGCAACATCTGCTGCCGGCTCAGGTGTGCTTAATGGGAGCCCTTAGCGATGAACTAAGAGCCACACCTGCCTCCACCCTGGTAGCCCTGTTGCAGCCGCTTGACGAGCAGACCGTCCTAACCCTCTGGCGCCAGGGCGTGCCTGAATTTGAGCGGCTGCTGCCTGGGCCTATGCCGGAGTTGTTGCCGGCCCTGCAGCAGAGCCTGGATTTTTATCGCAGCAACCATGCACCCAAAGCACCCGTGAGGCTGCTGCTCGCCGAATCAATGCCGGATCTGGAAGGCTTGGAACAGGCCCTAGGACTGGAGGCCGAGCTGCTCGAGCGTGACGGCTTTGGATCCCTTGTGCTGCAGGGACTTGCCGGCCTGGAGTTGGCCCAATGA